In the genome of Herpetosiphon gulosus, the window CGCCATTATGTGACCCCAACTCAAGCGGTTTCAACCACCAAAATCGACGATCGGTTAACCGTCGATTTTGATCGACGCGAGGTTTTGGTCAATGGCGAACGGATCAGCTTGCGCCCAACCGAATATCGCTTGCTCTATCATTTGGTGCAAAATGCTGGCTTTGTGATGCCGCACGAAACCTTGCTAGCCAAAGTTTGGGGGCCAGAATATCGTGATGAAAGCCATTATTTGCGCTTGTATGTCACCTACCTGCGCCAAAAAATCGAAGAAGATCCAGCCAACCCACACTATATCTTGACCGAACGTGGGGTCGGCTATCGCTTCGTCGATTTCAAGAAGAAGCACGACGAGTAATAGCTGTTGATCAGATGCTCAATGCCTTAAAAAAGCATTGAGCTTTTTTTATATGTGAGGAGTTATGGACGATCAATTGATCCCACTGTTGCGGCCTACAACGATTATGCCTGTAGCAAAGCTAATCGATCAACTCGCTACTATTCCGGCAGAATCAGGGATGTATGGCTGGTGGTTTAAAACGCTTCCGCCGCAAGTTCCCAGCGCAGGCTGTTGGCAAGTTGATGACTGGACATTGCTACACATCGGAATTTCTCCCTCTGGCCATAACCCAAAAACGACCCGCCATTTGCGTCAGCGCTTGAATGATCATTTGTCTGGTGGTGCTAATCGTTCGACCTTGCGCATGAGTTTAGGCTGTTTGTTGAGCGAACAACTGAATTTACGTCTGGCTCCCCATGGAGCGAGTAAATATTTAACGTTTGGCGCTGGTGAGCAGCGGTTATCACGCTGGTTAACGCAACATACTGGGGTTTCATGGATGCTGCACGCCCAACCTTGGGAGCTTAAACCTATGATTCTTAAACAATATGTACTCCCACTCAATATTAAAGCTAATGATCATCCGTTTGTTGCGACGCTCAAGCATTTGCGGGAGCAGGCAAGGCTGCGAGTGGTTCGCGGCTAGAAATATATTCAAACGACTGGTTAATCA includes:
- a CDS encoding response regulator transcription factor, producing MRVNLEAEGCRVISAENGRKALEKVREDMPDAVLLDIMMPGLDGYETLRRLREFSSIPVIFLTAKDEEDDRIRGLELGADDYIGKPFSHRELVSRLRAVLRRHYVTPTQAVSTTKIDDRLTVDFDRREVLVNGERISLRPTEYRLLYHLVQNAGFVMPHETLLAKVWGPEYRDESHYLRLYVTYLRQKIEEDPANPHYILTERGVGYRFVDFKKKHDE
- a CDS encoding GIY-YIG nuclease family protein; amino-acid sequence: MDDQLIPLLRPTTIMPVAKLIDQLATIPAESGMYGWWFKTLPPQVPSAGCWQVDDWTLLHIGISPSGHNPKTTRHLRQRLNDHLSGGANRSTLRMSLGCLLSEQLNLRLAPHGASKYLTFGAGEQRLSRWLTQHTGVSWMLHAQPWELKPMILKQYVLPLNIKANDHPFVATLKHLREQARLRVVRG